One Brassica napus cultivar Da-Ae chromosome C4, Da-Ae, whole genome shotgun sequence genomic region harbors:
- the LOC125586051 gene encoding glutathione S-transferase T3-like — MDLLNHQQPNTQPSFDISASNVSLFGPWSEEENVEAHTVEDRNERRKWTPTEDHVLISAWLNTSKDPVVGNEQKAIAFWKRIAAYFASNPKLPGLQKREPTHCRKRWGKINEGVCKFVGCYDAETKEKSSGQNENDVMKMAHEIYFNDYKVNFTLEHAWLDLRHNQKWCGASTTKDKVQSKKRKLDEHSAQSSTSVAGEDDQSARPIGVKAAKRKEKGL, encoded by the coding sequence ATGGATCTCTTAAACCATCAACAACCAAACACTCAACCTAGTTTTGATATCTCTGCGTCGAATGTCTCTTTGTTCGGTCCTTGGTCTGAAGAAGAAAACGTTGAAGCACACACTGTGGAGGACCGTAACGAGAGAAGGAAGTGGACACCAACAGAGGATCATGTGCTCATcagtgcttggttgaacacCTCCAAAGACCCTGTAGTTGGGAATGAGCAAAAAGCCATTGCGTTTTGGAAACGCATTGCAGCTTATTTTGCATCAAATCCCAAGCTACCTGGTTTACAAAAGAGAGAGCCTACTCACTGCAGAAAAAGGTGGGGGAAGATAAATGAGGGCGTCTGCAAGTTTGTTGGCTGCTATGATgcggaaacaaaagagaaatcaAGTGGCCAGAACGAGAATGATGTAATGAAAATGGCTCATGAGATTTACTTCAATGATTACAAGGTGAATTTTACCCTTGAGCACGCATGGTTGGATCTGCGACATAATCAGAAATGGTGTGGCGCATCTACAACTAAAGATAAGGTGCAGTCAAAAAAGAGGAAGTTAGATGAGCACTCTGCACAATCATCAACTTCTGTGGCTGGAGAGGATGATCAATCTGCACGCCCTATTGGAGTTAAAGCAGCAAAGCGAAAGGAAAAAGGGCTGTGA
- the LOC125586052 gene encoding uncharacterized protein LOC125586052 — protein sequence MKDFFNCTVTTGLADLPYCGNSFTWSNNQGTSVISKKLDRTLVNDEWLHQFPNSLGVFGDPGISDHSPCCVYLDTTVPRKKLPFKFFTMLNDNLEFGIIISECWNSLNFEGTMMFKVSRKLKELKSIIRSFSKENYSGIEKRVLEAFESLTECQRTLLSSLTPQAGIDERLAFEKWYVLAKAEESFFFQKYRVTWIDKGDSNTTFYHRQLRTRTSQNQIIFLNDDQGNILSTREDIMSHVVAYYETLLGGTPSITPSTTADLSSLLQFRCSENIVTSLQAPVTALNIQGTFFSLPKNKAPGPDGYPAEFFTAHWKTVGDDMIKAVQEFFDSGRLLQQWNSTIITLIPKKQNATEESAPFGDLQHTVSVYPRKLLVENVLMATELVNGYNWKNITKRSLLKVDLKKAFDSLNWSFILLVLRVLGFPESFVSLISECITTTRFSVAVNGELGGYFKGARGLRQGDPLSPYLFVLAMEVFAQMLNRNFDEATIGYHPQASDPSVTHPAFADDIMVFLDGQYGSLQQITWTLDSFSTWSGLTMNRDKTELFVAGMSQTEVTDMTSLGFSLGSLPVRYLGLPLMHRKLRICDYRPLLDQLKRRCSSWSSRALSYAGRKLLLSTIIFGTLNFWFSSFILPKGCIKAIESICSRFLWNGNITNRAAAKLSWKTVCLPRSEGGLGLRDLHTWNKTLSLKLVWLLHSESESLWAKWTKTHRLKGASLWSMDEKKQCSWIWTSILKLRSMAEQFLRCEIGNGSLAFFWFDYWQSLGPLIDFFGSDGPANIGVPLSARVKECCTSTGWSLRPAGSPIEEQLQTLLCSITLPSSTDRHDVFKWYVNDKYLDSFSTSKTWEVVRPRGTRVDWESVVWFSGHIPKHAFNMWVANYDRLPTRCRLAAWDTSIVKTCLLCGHCDESRDHLFLRCSFSKQIWKEITICLGYRPFYFHTWTALIAWLDAGNTTSPLILRRLAAQATIYNIWIERNNRLHKGLTSTPPRLCKDIDRLLRNIILARKNRSKFNGLMQVWLMHAV from the exons ATGAAGGACTTTTTCAACTGCACAGTCACTACAGGCCTCGCTGATCTACCGTACTGCGGCAACTCCTTCACTTGGTCAAACAACCAAGGAACTTCAGTGATCTCTAAGAAACTTGATAGAACCCTCGTCAATGATGAGTGGCTCCATCAGTTTCCAAATTCACTTGGTGTCTTTGGGGACCCTGGCATATCTGATCACAGCCCGTGTTGCGTCTATCTTGATACCACCGTACCCAGAAAGAAGCTTCCATTTAAGTTCTTTACTATGCTAAATGATAATCTGGAGTTTGGAATCATTATCTCCGAGTGCTGGAACTCTCTGAATTTTGAGGGAACAATGATGTTCAAGGTCTCTAGGAAGCTAAAGGAGTTGAAGAGTATCATTAGATCGTTTAGCAAGGAAAATTATTCAGGGATAGAGAAGAGAGTCTTGGAAGCTTTCGAGAGTCTTACTGAATGTCAGAGGACTCTACTCTCTTCCCTTACTCCTCAGGCGGGTATTGATGAGAGGTTAGCTTTTGAAAAATGGTATGTTCTTGCTAAGGCTGAGGAGTCTTTCTTCTTCCAGAAATATCGTGTTACTTGGATTGATAAAGGAGACTCCAATACCACCTTCTACCATCGGCAACTAAGAACAAGAACATCTCAAAACCAGATTATATTCCTCAACGATGATCAAGGAAATATATTAAGTACCAGAGAGGATATCATGAGCCATGTTGTTGCCTATTACGAGACGTTGCTTGGAGGAACCCCTTCTATAACTCCTTCTACTACTGCTGACCTCTCTAGTCTTCTCCAGTTTCGCTGCTCTGAGAATATTGTGACTTCCCTCCAAGCGCCCGTCACTGCATTGAATATTCAGGGTACCTTCTTCTCCCTTCCAAAGAACAAAGCGCCAGGACCAGATGGCTACCCTGCAGAGTTTTTCACCGCACACTGGAAGACTGTTGGAGATGATATGATCAAGGCGGTTCAGGAATTCTTTGACTCAGGTAGGCTGCTGCAGCAATGGAACTCTACAATTATTACCCTCATCCCGAAGAAGCAGAATGCA ACTGAAGAAAGTGCTCCCTTCGGTGATCTCCAACACACAGTCAGCGTTTATCCCAGGAAGCTACTTGTCGAGAATGTTCTTATGGCTACGGAGTTGGTTAATGGGTATAACTGGAAGAACATCACCAAGCGATCCTTGCTTAAAGTCGATCTGAAGAAAGCTTTTGATTCCTTAAATTGGAGCTTCATCCTACTCGTCCTTCGTGTCTTGGGTTTCCCTGAATCCTTTGTCAGCCTCATCTCAGAATGTATCACCACCACGAGGTTCTCAGTTGCGGTAAATGGTGAGCTTGGTGGTTATTTCAAAGGCGCTCGAGGGTTAAGGCAAGGGGATCCTCTCTCGCCATATCTATTTGTCCTTGCCATGGAAGTCTTTGCTCAAATGCTTAATAGGAATTTCGACGAAGCTACCATTGGATACCACCCTCAAGCGTCTGATCCTTCAGTCACTCACCCCGCTTTTGCTGATGATATCATGGTGTTCTTGGACGGACAGTACGGGTCTCTCCAGCAAATCACTTGGACTCTAGACAGTTTCTCTACCTGGTCTGGCCTGACAATGAATCGTGATAAGACTGAGCTATTTGTGGCTGGAATGAGCCAGACGGAAGTTACAGACATGACAAGCCTAGGCTTCTCTCTTGGCTCACTCCCTGTTCGCTACTTGGGGCTTCCGCTAATGCATCGCAAGTTGCGCATATGCGACTATAGACCTCTATTGGATCAACTCAAAAGGCGCTGCTCATCATGGTCCTCAAGAGCTCTCTCCTATGCAGGACGTAAGCTGTTACTTTCCACTATCATTTTCGGTACTTTAAACTTTTGGTTCTCCTCTTTCATCCTACCAAAAGGCTGTATCAAAGCTATTGAGTCCATTTGCTCAAGGTTTCTTTGGAATGGAAACATCACCAACAGAGCAGCTGCTAAGCTATCATGGAAAACAGTTTGCCTACCTCGCTCTGAGGGTGGCTTAGGACTCCGAGACCTGCATACTTGGAATAAGACTTTGTCGTTAAAGCTTGTATGGCTGTTGCACTCTGAATCCGAGTCTCTTTGGGCGAAATGGACCAAGACGCACCGGCTTAAAGGGGCCAGCCTTTGGAGTATGGATGAGAAGAAACAATGTTCTTGGATCTGGACTTCTATATTGAAGCTTAGATCAATGGCTGAACAATTTCTAAGATGTGAAATAGGAAATGGTTCGTTGGCGTTCTTTTGGTTTGACTATTGGCAATCTTTAGGACCGCTGATTGATTTCTTTGGAAGTGATGGACCTGCCAACATAGGCGTCCCTCTCTCCGCCAGAGTAAAGGAGTGTTGCACATCTACTGGCTGGTCTCTAAGACCTGCAGGATCTCCTATAGAAGAGCAACTGCAAACCCTACTTTGTTCTATCACTTTGCCATCGTCAACAGACCGTCATGACGTCTTCAAATGGTATGTGAATGACAAATACCTTGACTCCTTCTCGACGAGTAAAACTTGGGAAGTAGTTAGACCTCGTGGAACTAGAGTGGATTGGGAGTCTGTTGTCTGGTTCAGTGGGCATATACCAAAGCATGCTTTCAACATGTGGGTTGCTAACTATGATCGACTACCAACCCGTTGTCGCCTTGCTGCTTGGGATACAAGCATTGTCAAAACGTGTCTGCTATGCGGACACTGTGACGAAAGCAGAGACCACCTTTTCCTAAGGTGCTCTTTCAGCAAACAGATATGGAAGGAGATCACCATATGCCTCGGCTACAGGCCGTTCTACTTCCACACATGGACAGCTCTCATTGCCTGGCTCGATGCTGGAAACACAACGAGTCCTCTTATTCTCCGTCGACTTGCTGCTCAGGCCACCATATACAATATTTGGATCGAGCGCAACAACCGTCTCCACAAAGGTCTCACCTCCACTCCCCCTCGCCTCTGCAAAGACATTGACAGACTTCTCCGGAACATAATTCTCGCAAGAAAGAACCGCAGCAAATTCAATGGCCTAATGCAAGTATGGCTCATGCATGCTGTCTAG
- the LOC106444575 gene encoding putative FBD-associated F-box protein At1g05080 isoform X2 yields MLRQLLSGFSSIHVGLQVGYLISILIEKGIPILLEQTSRRFPKRKVKSFGVEDRISALPDDLLVRILLLVPTKDALATMILSKRWRSIWTMVPKLDYLEMISDDTNKVVIGGLLGRLLERFFGRNDQKRLWLLRFIDESLQAHKAPVLEALAIGVDRGRHVDVVDVGNWIKKAVHSRVRELGFILRWSAEPTRLPNNLYTCDTLVSLGLSNKILVDVPSPACLPSLKYLILDSVVYKDEDSLARFLSSCPLLKTLIVERHHQDNVKVFNIKAPFLVFLSYHYVKLEPHGEAIEGSLVIDSPALKKIFITDHSRDSYSIENEPRLEKANINFRCYPDDRFRTSLSSVMCLELVLSFATFSWFSTIGYSYLMECKIILVHDLDWLQPLMFLLQNSPNLKVLLIDKVGTLIHSSNNKIKSKCDSQPLGIASQTFIQVAEELPLSWNQPSSVPGCLSTHLEIFEWREYKGRNEEREFINYIFANSKCLKRAGFSLKSTGNHKDRKNMKDLESMYRVSTSSQLLFSTQVEYMSVSGETRE; encoded by the exons ATGTTAAGGCAGCTTTTATCAGGTTTCAGCTCAATTCATGTTGGTTTGCAGGTGGGATATTTGATTTCGATACTAATAGAAAAAGGGATTCCGATACTGTTAGAACAAACATCCCGACGATTCCCAAAGAGAAAAGTCAAAAGTTTTGGGGTAGAAGACAGGATAAGTGCGTTACCAGACGATTTGCTTGTGCGGATATTGTTGCTTGTGCCAACAAAAGATGCCCTGGCTACTATGATTTTGTCAAAGCGATGGCGGTCTATTTGGACGATGGTGCCAAAGCTCGACTACTTAGAGATGATCAGTGATGATACTAACAAAGTAGTTATTGGCGGTTTACTTGGTCGTTTACTGGAGCGATTTTTTGGCAGAAATGATCAGAAACGACTGTGGCTTTTGCGGTTTATTGACGAGTCATTACAAGCCCATAAGGCACCTGTTTTAGAAGCATTAGCTATAGGAGTCGATAGAGGACGTCACGTTGATGTTGTTGATGTTGGAAATTGGATTAAAAAAGCGGTTCATAGTAGAGTGCGTGAGCTAGGGTTTATTCTCAGATGGTCCGCGGAGCCTACTAGGTTACCTAATAACCTTTACACATGTGATACACTTGTTTCTCTAGGTCTTTCCAACAAGATTCTTGTGGATGTTCCTTCTCCAGCATGCCTCCCATCCCTCAAATATCTTATACTTGACTCTGTGGTATACAAAGATGAAGATTCTTTGGCTCGATTCTTGTCGAGTTGTCCTCTTCTCAAAACTTTGATTGTGGAACGACACCACCAAGACAACGTAAAAGTTTTCAATATAAAAGCCccatttttggtgtttttatcATATCATTATGTGAAACTAGAACCACATGGCGAAGCAATTGAGGGAAGTTTAGTAATAGATTCTCCGGCTTTAAAGAAAATCTTCATCACAGATCACTCGAGAGACTCTTACTCGATCGAAAACGAACCTCGCCTTGAGAAGGCAAATATCAACTTCCGTTGTTATCCTGATGACAGGTTTAGGACATCTCTTTCCTCAGTCATGTGTCTCGAATTAGTTTTGAGCTTTGCAACG TTTTCCTGGTTTAGCACTATTGGCTACTCTTATCTTATGGAGTGTAAGATAATACTTGTACACGATTTAGACTGGTTACAACCACTAATGTTTTTGCTTCAGAATTCTCCTAATCTAAAAGTTCTTCTCATCGACAAGGTTGGTACTCTAATTCATTcaagtaataataaaataaaaagtaaatgtGATTCACAACCCTTGGGGATTGCTTCACAGACATTCATTCAAGTTGCGGAGGAGTTGCCGCTTTCATGGAACCAACCAAGTTCTGTTCCCGGATGTTTGTCAACCCATCTAGAGATCTTTGAGTGGAGAGAATACAAAGGAAGAAACGAAGAGAGAGAATTCATAAACTATATCTTTGCTAACTCTAAGTGTTTAAAGAGAGCTGGATTCTCTCTGAAATCAACCGGCAACCATAAAGATAGAAAGAATATGAAAGATTTGGAGTCTATGTATAGGGTTTCAACATCATCCCAGCTTCTATTTTCCACTCAGGTGGAATATATGAGTGTTTCAGGTGAAACAAGGGAGTGA
- the LOC106444575 gene encoding putative FBD-associated F-box protein At1g05080 isoform X1, translated as MLRQLLSGFSSIHVGLQVGYLISILIEKGIPILLEQTSRRFPKRKVKSFGVEDRISALPDDLLVRILLLVPTKDALATMILSKRWRSIWTMVPKLDYLEMISDDTNKVVIGGLLGRLLERFFGRNDQKRLWLLRFIDESLQAHKAPVLEALAIGVDRGRHVDVVDVGNWIKKAVHSRVRELGFILRWSAEPTRLPNNLYTCDTLVSLGLSNKILVDVPSPACLPSLKYLILDSVVYKDEDSLARFLSSCPLLKTLIVERHHQDNVKVFNIKAPFLVFLSYHYVKLEPHGEAIEGSLVIDSPALKKIFITDHSRDSYSIENEPRLEKANINFRCYPDDRFRTSLSSVMCLELVLSFATVCGALFSFILFIFFIGIVVTYLRKNICINTSRGFTYVLLCSLQFSWFSTIGYSYLMECKIILVHDLDWLQPLMFLLQNSPNLKVLLIDKTFIQVAEELPLSWNQPSSVPGCLSTHLEIFEWREYKGRNEEREFINYIFANSKCLKRAGFSLKSTGNHKDRKNMKDLESMYRVSTSSQLLFSTQVEYMSVSGETRE; from the exons ATGTTAAGGCAGCTTTTATCAGGTTTCAGCTCAATTCATGTTGGTTTGCAGGTGGGATATTTGATTTCGATACTAATAGAAAAAGGGATTCCGATACTGTTAGAACAAACATCCCGACGATTCCCAAAGAGAAAAGTCAAAAGTTTTGGGGTAGAAGACAGGATAAGTGCGTTACCAGACGATTTGCTTGTGCGGATATTGTTGCTTGTGCCAACAAAAGATGCCCTGGCTACTATGATTTTGTCAAAGCGATGGCGGTCTATTTGGACGATGGTGCCAAAGCTCGACTACTTAGAGATGATCAGTGATGATACTAACAAAGTAGTTATTGGCGGTTTACTTGGTCGTTTACTGGAGCGATTTTTTGGCAGAAATGATCAGAAACGACTGTGGCTTTTGCGGTTTATTGACGAGTCATTACAAGCCCATAAGGCACCTGTTTTAGAAGCATTAGCTATAGGAGTCGATAGAGGACGTCACGTTGATGTTGTTGATGTTGGAAATTGGATTAAAAAAGCGGTTCATAGTAGAGTGCGTGAGCTAGGGTTTATTCTCAGATGGTCCGCGGAGCCTACTAGGTTACCTAATAACCTTTACACATGTGATACACTTGTTTCTCTAGGTCTTTCCAACAAGATTCTTGTGGATGTTCCTTCTCCAGCATGCCTCCCATCCCTCAAATATCTTATACTTGACTCTGTGGTATACAAAGATGAAGATTCTTTGGCTCGATTCTTGTCGAGTTGTCCTCTTCTCAAAACTTTGATTGTGGAACGACACCACCAAGACAACGTAAAAGTTTTCAATATAAAAGCCccatttttggtgtttttatcATATCATTATGTGAAACTAGAACCACATGGCGAAGCAATTGAGGGAAGTTTAGTAATAGATTCTCCGGCTTTAAAGAAAATCTTCATCACAGATCACTCGAGAGACTCTTACTCGATCGAAAACGAACCTCGCCTTGAGAAGGCAAATATCAACTTCCGTTGTTATCCTGATGACAGGTTTAGGACATCTCTTTCCTCAGTCATGTGTCTCGAATTAGTTTTGAGCTTTGCAACGGTATGTGGTGCTCTTTTCAGTTTCatcctttttattttcttcattggCATTGTTGTTACTTACCTGAGAAAGAACATATGCATAAACACATCTAGGGGTTTTACTTATGTGTTGTTGTGTTCATTGCAGTTTTCCTGGTTTAGCACTATTGGCTACTCTTATCTTATGGAGTGTAAGATAATACTTGTACACGATTTAGACTGGTTACAACCACTAATGTTTTTGCTTCAGAATTCTCCTAATCTAAAAGTTCTTCTCATCGACAAG ACATTCATTCAAGTTGCGGAGGAGTTGCCGCTTTCATGGAACCAACCAAGTTCTGTTCCCGGATGTTTGTCAACCCATCTAGAGATCTTTGAGTGGAGAGAATACAAAGGAAGAAACGAAGAGAGAGAATTCATAAACTATATCTTTGCTAACTCTAAGTGTTTAAAGAGAGCTGGATTCTCTCTGAAATCAACCGGCAACCATAAAGATAGAAAGAATATGAAAGATTTGGAGTCTATGTATAGGGTTTCAACATCATCCCAGCTTCTATTTTCCACTCAGGTGGAATATATGAGTGTTTCAGGTGAAACAAGGGAGTGA